The Clostridium bornimense genome includes a region encoding these proteins:
- a CDS encoding penicillin-binding transpeptidase domain-containing protein, translated as MKNSYRIRNDNYGHKFRKSITRYGALKISVIIICGYIGFGLINLQVRNHTYYSESAKSGSHRLVEEQAPRGNIISKDGEILAYDKQMFALTFTEAEESTDKFYETMEKVIKILKENNLDIDDDFPIKLNGDNYEFQFNAVDEEGRKLQERQFKIDISLMDSLSQKKYQKDYSKLNDKETKKIIKEAEKYTAKDTYDFLTSKDMYDVPTGVYSKEDERRMVVVKYAIKLQSYSGYKPVTIASSLDRDVAFVFEQQLESMPGINIETKPQRCYPFNKIGAAFIGYVSKVNDDEKNEEKGYDASTDIKGSSGIEEAFEDRLRGSKGATIVEVNRFGRPISELAKRESYQGQNVHLTVDWKVQQAAEKALEENMKKPRYNTTTHKSTQPDRGAVVALNAKTGEVIAMVSQPTFDPNDFAEVNGLSTEKYNEYYGFTNEFYENFVKEKGWSGKTIVTSDPSNSLNGKTYLDGLFPMNENGQREDLKDMIAKPMVNYATQSLIPPGSTFKTFTAYAGLNEGVINETNTIKDAGFYDDGDGFNRPFPEDGYLGNMNITSALAKSSNAYFMETSKRLYTKYKDVEKTKSSDEFKINYTENGIAAYAWRFGIGADPEDDNAITSTGIEISENFGQVYNHYSAAESQAPLIYINIVNRLKEGKYTEGKYSYTYPYFNLSLQSDDLSEEVKKLRQEARDVILGQIKTGNFDEDVLIKLFKKINANDPLYKGRTISNSEYTSLMDFMKGQIISNGYTQITAKFNSYNAAIGQGLTNVTPLELASAYATYANGGTRYKVHLLDKITDADGNVVFEQQPEILDEVDLDKSIMKTINEGLKQVISGNAELNSIFSNLGVTVAGKTGTATFDNDQASYDREAYGWLATFAPADDPEIVVVSVVFNGHFGKENGSINYAVMDAYFNGNKNDGEGN; from the coding sequence GTGAAAAATAGTTATAGAATAAGAAATGATAATTATGGACACAAATTCAGAAAATCTATAACACGATATGGAGCATTAAAAATTTCTGTAATAATAATATGTGGATATATAGGATTTGGACTTATAAATCTACAAGTTAGAAATCACACATATTATAGCGAAAGTGCTAAAAGTGGTTCTCATAGATTAGTAGAGGAACAAGCCCCAAGAGGCAATATTATTTCAAAAGATGGTGAAATATTAGCTTATGACAAGCAAATGTTCGCTCTCACTTTTACAGAAGCAGAAGAAAGTACAGATAAATTCTATGAGACTATGGAAAAGGTTATAAAGATATTAAAAGAAAACAATTTAGACATAGATGACGATTTTCCTATAAAACTTAATGGAGACAATTATGAATTTCAATTTAATGCTGTTGATGAAGAAGGACGTAAACTTCAAGAAAGACAATTCAAAATTGATATAAGTTTGATGGATTCCTTATCACAAAAAAAGTATCAAAAAGATTATTCAAAATTGAATGATAAAGAAACAAAAAAGATTATAAAAGAAGCTGAAAAATATACAGCAAAAGATACATATGATTTTTTAACGTCAAAAGATATGTATGATGTACCGACAGGGGTATATTCAAAAGAAGATGAAAGAAGAATGGTCGTAGTAAAGTATGCAATAAAGTTGCAAAGTTATTCAGGATATAAGCCAGTTACAATTGCATCAAGTTTAGATAGGGATGTTGCATTTGTATTTGAACAGCAATTAGAATCTATGCCTGGTATAAATATTGAAACAAAACCCCAAAGATGTTATCCATTTAATAAAATAGGAGCAGCATTTATTGGTTATGTTTCAAAAGTAAATGATGACGAAAAAAATGAAGAAAAAGGATATGATGCAAGTACTGACATAAAAGGTTCATCTGGTATAGAAGAAGCTTTTGAAGATAGACTTAGAGGTTCTAAAGGTGCAACGATTGTAGAAGTAAATAGGTTTGGTAGACCTATATCGGAGTTAGCTAAAAGAGAATCCTATCAAGGTCAAAATGTTCATTTAACAGTGGACTGGAAAGTTCAACAAGCAGCTGAAAAGGCTTTAGAAGAGAATATGAAAAAGCCAAGATACAATACAACTACTCATAAGAGTACTCAACCGGATAGAGGTGCTGTAGTAGCACTTAATGCAAAGACTGGAGAAGTTATTGCCATGGTATCTCAGCCAACTTTTGATCCTAATGATTTTGCTGAAGTAAATGGATTAAGTACGGAGAAATATAATGAGTATTATGGCTTTACTAATGAATTCTATGAAAATTTTGTAAAGGAAAAAGGATGGTCAGGAAAAACTATAGTTACTAGTGACCCTAGTAACAGCTTGAATGGTAAGACATATCTTGATGGACTTTTTCCTATGAATGAAAATGGACAAAGAGAAGATTTAAAAGACATGATTGCAAAACCAATGGTTAATTATGCAACACAATCTTTAATACCTCCTGGGTCAACTTTTAAGACTTTTACTGCTTATGCTGGTTTGAATGAAGGAGTAATTAATGAAACTAATACTATAAAAGATGCAGGTTTTTATGATGATGGAGATGGATTTAATAGGCCATTCCCTGAAGATGGATATCTAGGGAATATGAATATTACCAGTGCTTTAGCTAAATCTTCTAATGCTTATTTTATGGAAACTTCAAAACGTCTTTATACAAAATATAAGGATGTAGAAAAAACTAAAAGTAGCGATGAATTTAAGATTAATTATACCGAAAATGGTATCGCTGCTTATGCATGGAGATTTGGAATTGGAGCAGATCCTGAAGATGATAATGCTATTACTTCAACTGGTATTGAGATAAGTGAAAACTTTGGCCAAGTATATAACCATTATTCTGCTGCAGAAAGTCAAGCACCGCTTATTTATATCAACATAGTAAATAGGCTAAAAGAAGGAAAATATACTGAAGGAAAATATAGCTATACATATCCATATTTTAATTTATCGCTTCAATCAGATGATTTAAGTGAAGAAGTTAAAAAATTAAGACAAGAGGCTAGGGATGTTATACTTGGACAAATTAAAACCGGAAACTTTGATGAAGATGTTTTAATTAAACTATTTAAAAAGATAAATGCTAATGATCCTCTATATAAAGGAAGAACTATATCTAACTCTGAGTATACATCTTTGATGGATTTTATGAAGGGACAAATTATTTCAAATGGATATACCCAAATAACAGCAAAATTTAACTCATATAACGCTGCGATTGGACAAGGTCTTACAAATGTAACACCTTTGGAATTAGCATCAGCTTATGCTACTTATGCCAATGGCGGAACAAGATATAAAGTTCATTTACTTGATAAGATAACAGATGCTGATGGAAATGTGGTATTTGAACAACAACCAGAAATTTTGGATGAAGTTGATCTTGATAAATCGATTATGAAAACAATAAATGAAGGACTTAAACAGGTTATTAGTGGAAATGCTGAATTAAATTCAATATTCAGTAACTTAGGAGTAACTGTTGCTGGTAAAACAGGTACAGCTACTTTTGACAATGATCAAGCAAGTTATGATAGAGAAGCATATGGATGGTTAGCAACTTTTGCACCTGCAGATGATCCTGAAATAGTTGTAGTATCTGTTGTATTTAATGGTCACTTTGGTAAAGAAAATGGATCAATTAACTATGCTGTTATGGATGCATATTTTAATGGGAATAAAAACGATGGAGAAGGAAACTAG
- a CDS encoding NAD/NADP octopine/nopaline dehydrogenase family protein — protein sequence MNIGVIGAGNIGTYLATYISRKENCKVWLHTSKVDAFKEEIILIEEEKCIEHAVKIHCISESMKEVVEDADLVLITHPSFMMEKTLKEVSKNVKKGAIVGSIPGFGGKEYYIDELIEKECTFFGSQRVPSITRLEIYGEVVSLKQKNEFMKISSIPHDKCDSICNLLTGLIDIPCIPIESYLAITLSPSNPTMHPSRLYELFEDHKEGKIYENHSLFYEEWNDLASSTLLQLDEELKEIFKSLNEFNDFNAKDFERIKSRYNIETPSELTNKIRTAPGFQGIRTPMVESQNGFIPDLNSRYFIEDIEFGLCIIKAFAELCRVKTPTVDKLILWAQELLGKEYLLDGKLIGKDAKHLIIPQSKGINTKQDLINYYKTI from the coding sequence ATGAATATTGGTGTTATCGGTGCTGGAAATATAGGAACTTATTTGGCTACATATATATCGCGTAAAGAAAATTGTAAAGTATGGTTACATACTTCAAAAGTTGATGCATTTAAAGAAGAAATTATCTTAATTGAAGAAGAAAAATGTATTGAACATGCTGTTAAAATTCATTGCATTTCAGAAAGTATGAAAGAAGTAGTAGAAGATGCAGATTTAGTTTTAATCACACATCCTTCTTTTATGATGGAAAAGACTTTAAAAGAAGTAAGTAAAAATGTAAAGAAAGGTGCTATAGTTGGATCTATTCCTGGATTTGGCGGGAAAGAGTACTATATTGATGAATTAATAGAAAAAGAATGTACATTCTTTGGATCACAAAGAGTACCTTCAATTACAAGACTAGAAATATACGGAGAAGTTGTTTCCCTAAAACAAAAAAATGAATTTATGAAGATTAGTTCAATACCACACGATAAATGTGACTCTATATGTAACTTACTGACTGGATTAATAGATATACCTTGTATACCTATAGAAAGCTATTTAGCAATAACACTATCTCCTTCAAATCCAACTATGCATCCTTCGAGATTATATGAACTTTTTGAAGATCATAAAGAAGGAAAAATATATGAAAATCACTCTTTGTTTTATGAAGAATGGAATGATTTAGCATCCTCAACTTTGTTACAATTAGATGAAGAACTTAAAGAAATATTTAAATCACTGAATGAATTTAATGATTTTAATGCAAAAGATTTTGAAAGAATAAAATCTAGGTACAACATAGAAACACCTTCAGAATTGACTAATAAAATAAGGACGGCACCTGGATTTCAAGGTATAAGAACTCCAATGGTAGAATCACAAAACGGATTTATACCAGATTTAAATTCTAGATACTTTATAGAAGATATAGAATTTGGATTATGTATAATAAAGGCATTTGCAGAGCTTTGTAGAGTTAAAACACCTACAGTTGATAAGTTGATTTTATGGGCACAAGAACTTCTAGGAAAAGAATATTTATTAGATGGTAAATTAATAGGAAAAGATGCAAAACATTTAATAATACCTCAAAGCAAAGGAATAAATACTAAACAGGATTTAATTAATTACTATAAAACTATATAG
- a CDS encoding flavodoxin family protein gives MKISILYFTKYGKTKEMAEIVALGMKKIKDIEVGVFDINNIDDNFLKESKAVVFGTPTYYANTCWQMKKWFDESRDYNLEGKIGVVFATADYIQGGAATAMLTIINHLMVKGMLVYSGGSALGQPFMHLGPVATKENYEDSKEMFEIFGERIANKVRDLF, from the coding sequence ATGAAAATATCTATATTGTATTTTACCAAGTATGGAAAAACTAAAGAGATGGCAGAAATAGTAGCATTAGGTATGAAAAAAATAAAAGATATAGAGGTAGGAGTTTTTGATATAAATAATATCGATGATAATTTTCTAAAAGAAAGTAAAGCTGTAGTTTTTGGAACACCAACATACTATGCTAATACATGTTGGCAAATGAAAAAATGGTTTGATGAATCAAGAGACTATAATTTAGAAGGAAAAATAGGCGTAGTCTTTGCTACTGCTGACTATATTCAAGGTGGCGCTGCCACAGCAATGTTAACAATTATTAATCATTTAATGGTGAAAGGAATGCTTGTCTATTCTGGTGGATCAGCTCTTGGACAACCTTTTATGCATTTAGGACCAGTAGCCACTAAAGAAAATTATGAAGATAGTAAAGAAATGTTTGAAATTTTTGGTGAGCGTATTGCTAATAAAGTAAGAGATTTATTTTAA